The following proteins are co-located in the Billgrantia tianxiuensis genome:
- the hflK gene encoding FtsH protease activity modulator HflK, whose product MAWNEPGGGNQHDPWSGGGRRGGNGGGGGNRGGNQGPPDLDEALKKFQDKLNSMLGGRGGKGGGGRGGKGGGRPRNTFALPGLLLVIALGIWGAMGFYLVDQAERGVVLRFGEFQTVVGPGLHWNPPLIDDVRMVNVTRVRSLTQTQSMLTRDENIVEVEISAQYQVNNPRDFVLNVRNPQLSIENALDSALRHVVGGTDMIEILTSGREILGSSVASRLQTYLDSYGTGIRLQTINIESTSAPAPVIDAFDDVIRAREDRQRTINEGMAYANAIIPAAQGQAQRLVEQGQGYRESVVAEAQGQVNRFNALLAQYRNAPEIMRERLYIDAMADVFARTPKVLVDVREDAPLMYLPLDQRPGRGGDGEGNGEAARGESGELDPRVLERLRTTSSAQGGNTGGIRREGR is encoded by the coding sequence ATGGCTTGGAATGAGCCGGGTGGTGGCAACCAGCATGACCCCTGGAGCGGCGGGGGCCGACGCGGTGGCAACGGCGGCGGCGGTGGCAACCGTGGGGGCAACCAGGGGCCACCCGACCTTGACGAGGCCCTGAAGAAGTTCCAGGACAAGCTCAACAGCATGCTTGGCGGTCGTGGCGGCAAAGGCGGTGGCGGTCGTGGCGGCAAGGGCGGCGGTCGCCCGCGCAATACGTTCGCCTTGCCGGGTCTGCTGCTGGTCATCGCCCTGGGTATCTGGGGGGCAATGGGCTTCTATCTGGTCGACCAGGCCGAGCGTGGCGTGGTGCTGCGTTTTGGTGAGTTCCAGACGGTGGTAGGGCCAGGCTTGCACTGGAATCCGCCGCTGATCGACGACGTGCGCATGGTCAACGTGACTCGCGTGCGTTCGCTGACCCAGACCCAATCGATGCTGACCCGCGACGAGAACATCGTCGAGGTCGAGATCTCGGCCCAGTATCAGGTCAACAATCCGCGTGACTTCGTGCTCAACGTGCGCAATCCCCAGCTCTCCATCGAGAATGCTCTGGATTCCGCGTTGCGCCATGTGGTTGGCGGTACCGACATGATCGAGATCCTGACCTCCGGTCGTGAGATTCTCGGTAGCTCGGTGGCGAGCCGCCTGCAGACCTATCTGGATAGCTACGGCACCGGCATTCGCCTGCAAACCATCAACATCGAGTCGACCTCGGCGCCGGCACCCGTTATCGATGCCTTCGATGACGTAATCCGCGCCCGCGAGGATCGCCAGCGGACCATCAACGAGGGCATGGCCTACGCCAACGCCATCATCCCGGCCGCTCAGGGCCAGGCGCAGCGTCTGGTCGAGCAAGGCCAGGGCTATCGCGAATCGGTGGTGGCCGAAGCCCAGGGTCAGGTCAACCGCTTCAACGCACTGCTGGCCCAGTACCGCAACGCACCGGAGATCATGCGCGAGCGTCTCTACATCGATGCCATGGCCGATGTCTTCGCGCGTACGCCGAAGGTACTGGTCGACGTGCGTGAGGACGCACCGCTGATGTATCTGCCGCTCGACCAGCGCCCCGGAAGGGGTGGCGATGGTGAAGGCAACGGCGAGGCGGCTCGTGGCGAAAGCGGCGAACTCGATCCGCGCGTGCTCGAGCGCCTGCGCACGACGAGTTCGGCGCAGGGTGGCAATACCGGTGGTATCCGCAGGGAGGGCCGCTAA
- the hflX gene encoding ribosome rescue GTPase HflX gives MFFERPDAGETAVLVHVDFQDEREREDPGEFLELVRSAGAEPAMLLSGSRHRPDSRTFIGSGKVEELREALQVHGAELVIFNHGLSPSQERNLERELKCRVLDRTGLILDIFAQRARTHEGKLQVELAQLEYMSTRLVRGWTHLERQKGGIGLRGPGETQLETDRRLLRARIKAIHKRLDKVRSQRSQNRRARARAEIPSVSLVGYTNAGKSTLFNALTSAKVYAADQLFATLDPTLRRLEIGDVGPVVLADTVGFIRHLPHKLVEAFQATLQEAAEASLLVHVIDAADPDRELNVAQVEGVLDEIGALDVPMLKVMNKIDLLDSAPRIERDGQGRPEVVWLSAREGRGLELLEQALSECLAEDVIAFGMLLSPQQGRLRAGLHELGAVREERYEEGGQVHLEVRLPRRDFLQLMARLGERAEDYLPPELHERPVWDA, from the coding sequence TTGTTTTTTGAACGACCCGATGCCGGCGAAACGGCAGTACTGGTTCATGTCGACTTCCAGGACGAGCGTGAGCGCGAAGATCCCGGTGAGTTCTTGGAACTGGTCCGTTCCGCCGGCGCCGAGCCGGCCATGCTGCTCAGCGGCAGCCGGCATCGGCCCGATTCACGCACCTTCATCGGTAGCGGCAAGGTAGAAGAGCTGCGCGAGGCACTGCAGGTGCATGGCGCTGAACTCGTCATCTTCAACCATGGCTTGAGCCCCTCTCAGGAACGCAACCTGGAACGAGAGCTCAAGTGTCGGGTACTTGATCGCACGGGGCTGATACTCGATATCTTCGCCCAGCGTGCGCGTACCCACGAGGGCAAGCTGCAGGTCGAACTGGCCCAGTTGGAGTACATGTCTACCCGCCTGGTGCGTGGCTGGACTCACTTGGAGCGTCAGAAGGGCGGTATCGGCCTGCGAGGCCCCGGTGAGACACAGTTGGAAACCGACCGGCGACTGCTGCGTGCACGCATCAAGGCGATCCACAAGCGTCTCGACAAGGTGCGTAGCCAGCGCAGCCAGAACCGGCGTGCTCGGGCCAGGGCAGAGATTCCCAGCGTCTCGTTGGTCGGCTATACCAACGCCGGCAAGTCGACGCTATTCAATGCCCTGACCTCTGCCAAGGTCTATGCGGCCGACCAGTTGTTCGCTACGCTCGATCCGACCCTGCGCCGGTTGGAGATCGGCGATGTCGGTCCGGTGGTGCTGGCGGATACCGTGGGGTTCATCCGTCATCTGCCCCACAAGCTGGTAGAGGCCTTCCAGGCCACTCTTCAGGAAGCGGCCGAAGCCTCGCTGCTGGTGCACGTGATCGATGCCGCCGATCCCGACCGTGAGCTCAACGTAGCTCAGGTCGAAGGGGTGCTCGACGAGATCGGTGCGCTCGACGTGCCCATGCTCAAGGTGATGAACAAGATCGACCTGCTCGACAGTGCGCCGCGCATCGAGCGCGACGGGCAGGGCCGGCCCGAAGTGGTTTGGCTGTCGGCCCGTGAGGGGCGCGGACTCGAACTGCTCGAGCAGGCTCTCTCGGAATGCCTGGCGGAGGATGTGATCGCCTTCGGCATGCTCCTTTCTCCGCAACAGGGCCGCCTGAGGGCGGGCTTGCATGAGCTTGGCGCCGTACGCGAAGAACGTTACGAAGAGGGTGGCCAGGTGCATCTCGAGGTGCGCCTGCCACGCCGCGATTTCCTGCAGTTGATGGCCCGATTGGGAGAGCGGGCGGAGGATTACCTTCCGCCCGAGTTGCACGAACGACCGGTATGGGATGCGTGA
- the hfq gene encoding RNA chaperone Hfq: MSKGQSLQDPYLNILRKERIPVSIFLVNGIKLQGQIESFDQFVILLRNTVSQMVYKHAISTVVPSRNVRLPPQDPAAQPDSNA; encoded by the coding sequence ATGTCCAAAGGGCAGTCCCTTCAAGACCCGTACCTGAACATCCTGCGCAAGGAGCGCATTCCGGTTTCTATCTTCCTGGTCAACGGCATCAAGCTGCAGGGACAGATCGAGTCGTTCGATCAGTTCGTGATTCTGCTGCGCAACACCGTCAGTCAGATGGTCTACAAGCACGCCATCTCCACTGTGGTGCCTTCGCGCAACGTGCGGCTGCCGCCGCAGGATCCCGCGGCCCAGCCGGACAGCAACGCGTGA
- the miaA gene encoding tRNA (adenosine(37)-N6)-dimethylallyltransferase MiaA, producing MSERRPLAILLMGPTAAGKTDLAITLHERLDCELISMDSAMVYRGMDIGSAKPSAEELARAPHRLIDIRDPAEPYSAADFREDAHREMRRITAAGRIPLLVGGTMMYAKRLLEGVANLPAADPSIRAELACEAERHGLTGLHAELARVDPESARRIHPNDPQRLMRALEVYRASGTTLTELWRRQRPETFPWNVLSIGFTPFDRRILHERIAARFEVMLDAGFIGEVEALRARGDLHPGLPSMKSVGYRQAWEYLDGQGDLEQLRQRTVVATRQLAKRQLTWLRSWPELHWVDSQGRNALSEVLNFVRESGS from the coding sequence ATGTCCGAAAGACGCCCCCTCGCCATCCTGCTGATGGGTCCTACCGCCGCCGGCAAGACCGATCTGGCCATCACGCTGCATGAGCGGCTCGACTGCGAGCTGATCAGCATGGACTCGGCCATGGTCTATCGCGGCATGGACATCGGCAGTGCCAAGCCCTCCGCCGAAGAGCTGGCCCGTGCGCCGCATCGGCTGATCGACATCCGCGATCCCGCCGAGCCCTACTCGGCGGCGGATTTTCGCGAGGATGCTCATCGCGAGATGCGACGAATTACCGCAGCCGGACGCATCCCACTACTGGTTGGCGGCACCATGATGTATGCCAAGCGCCTGCTCGAGGGCGTGGCCAATCTGCCGGCGGCCGATCCATCGATACGTGCCGAGCTGGCCTGTGAGGCCGAACGCCATGGCCTGACGGGGCTGCACGCTGAGCTCGCCCGGGTCGACCCCGAGTCTGCCCGGCGCATTCATCCCAACGATCCGCAGCGGCTGATGCGGGCGTTGGAGGTCTATCGGGCCAGCGGCACGACGCTTACCGAACTGTGGCGTCGGCAACGTCCTGAAACCTTCCCATGGAATGTGCTGTCGATAGGATTCACGCCCTTTGATCGTCGTATCCTGCACGAGCGAATCGCGGCTCGCTTCGAGGTCATGCTGGATGCCGGCTTCATTGGGGAGGTCGAGGCGTTGAGAGCGCGCGGCGACTTGCATCCGGGCTTGCCGTCGATGAAGAGCGTGGGCTACCGCCAGGCTTGGGAGTATCTCGACGGGCAGGGCGATCTGGAGCAGTTGCGGCAGCGCACCGTGGTGGCGACCCGGCAGTTGGCCAAGCGCCAACTGACCTGGCTGCGAAGCTGGCCGGAGCTACACTGGGTCGATAGCCAGGGGCGAAATGCACTGAGCGAAGTCCTGAATTTCGTGCGTGAATCGGGCTCTTAG
- the mutL gene encoding DNA mismatch repair endonuclease MutL yields MTVVEEARRIRVLDPRLANQIAAGEVVERPASVVKELVENAIDAGSTRIEVELEAGGARLIRVRDDGSGIAEDDLPLALSRHATSKIASLEDLEGVASLGFRGEALASISSVSRLELVANVDDDPRSGWRVVAEGRQMEPRVSPAPHPRGTSVTVRDLFFNTPARRKFLRTEKTEYGHVEETFRRLALSRFDIAWVLRHNQKTVQQLPAGDDPARRERRIAALLGKGFLDNALHLDLAVGGLRLWGWVGLPTHSRAQADQQYFFVNGRVVRDRLVAHAIRQAYRDVLFHGRHPVFVLYLEVDPMVVDVNVHPTKHEVRFRDGRLVHDFLFSSLHRALAEARPAEREAQAGDMAEEKNPDSSAVREPAARWQQQPIALHPSGDSSERVTADRVRAFMSGYRALHPEHEERLLTPQAAGDEIAGAVAPPPPAAFPAKVESPALPAAEEGSGIPPLGFAIAQLHGIYIISQTAQGMIIVDMHAAHERIVYERMKAQVHGGALEAQPLLVPVSMAASHAEVATAEAEREAFARLGVELDVAGPETLLVRQVPTLLVDADVEPLIRDMLGDLERYGRSDRLEAHINELLATMACHGSVRANRRLTTAEMNVLLRDMERTERSGQCNHGRPTWTEMSLKQLDRLFLRGSEERSYHVRKTPPRHPADGSYRRRQDRSGHHAA; encoded by the coding sequence ATGACAGTCGTCGAAGAAGCCCGCCGCATCCGCGTCCTCGATCCCCGTCTGGCCAACCAGATCGCAGCCGGCGAGGTGGTGGAGCGGCCGGCCTCGGTGGTCAAGGAACTGGTCGAGAATGCCATCGATGCGGGCAGCACTCGTATCGAGGTGGAGCTCGAGGCGGGTGGCGCCCGGCTGATCCGCGTGCGCGACGACGGTAGCGGCATCGCCGAGGACGACCTGCCGCTGGCACTGTCACGCCATGCCACCAGCAAGATCGCTTCGCTGGAGGATCTGGAGGGCGTGGCGAGCCTCGGTTTCCGCGGCGAGGCCTTGGCCTCGATCAGCTCGGTGTCGCGCCTCGAACTCGTCGCCAACGTCGACGACGATCCGCGCAGCGGCTGGCGCGTGGTGGCCGAAGGTCGCCAGATGGAGCCTCGCGTCAGTCCTGCGCCGCATCCTCGCGGCACCTCGGTCACGGTGCGCGACTTGTTCTTCAATACGCCGGCTCGGCGCAAGTTCCTGCGTACCGAGAAGACCGAGTATGGCCACGTGGAGGAGACCTTTCGCCGCCTGGCGCTGTCGCGCTTCGATATCGCCTGGGTGCTGCGCCACAACCAGAAGACAGTGCAACAGCTGCCGGCGGGCGACGATCCGGCTCGCCGCGAGCGGCGTATTGCGGCGCTGCTGGGCAAGGGTTTCCTCGACAATGCCCTGCATCTCGATCTTGCCGTCGGCGGCCTGCGCCTATGGGGCTGGGTAGGCTTGCCCACCCACTCCCGGGCCCAGGCCGACCAGCAGTACTTTTTTGTCAACGGTCGCGTGGTTCGCGACCGGCTGGTGGCGCATGCCATCCGTCAGGCCTACCGCGACGTATTGTTCCATGGCCGGCATCCGGTGTTCGTGCTCTATCTCGAGGTCGACCCCATGGTGGTGGACGTTAACGTTCATCCCACCAAGCACGAGGTACGCTTTCGCGACGGCCGCCTGGTGCACGACTTCCTCTTTTCCAGCCTGCATCGTGCACTGGCCGAGGCGCGTCCGGCCGAGCGCGAAGCGCAAGCCGGCGACATGGCCGAGGAGAAGAATCCCGACAGCAGCGCAGTGCGGGAGCCCGCGGCGCGCTGGCAGCAGCAGCCCATCGCCCTGCATCCGTCCGGCGACTCGTCCGAGCGGGTCACGGCCGATCGTGTGCGCGCCTTCATGAGCGGCTACCGTGCGCTGCATCCCGAGCATGAAGAGCGTCTGCTGACACCGCAAGCAGCCGGCGACGAGATTGCTGGCGCCGTGGCGCCACCTCCACCAGCGGCGTTCCCGGCCAAGGTGGAGTCACCGGCGCTGCCCGCCGCGGAGGAAGGCAGCGGTATCCCGCCGCTGGGCTTTGCCATCGCCCAATTGCACGGCATCTACATTATTTCCCAGACCGCGCAGGGCATGATCATCGTCGACATGCACGCCGCTCACGAGCGCATCGTCTACGAGCGCATGAAGGCTCAGGTGCATGGCGGCGCGCTCGAGGCGCAGCCGCTGCTGGTGCCGGTGTCGATGGCGGCCAGTCACGCCGAGGTAGCGACCGCCGAGGCCGAGCGTGAGGCCTTCGCCCGGTTGGGGGTGGAACTCGACGTGGCGGGTCCCGAGACCCTGCTGGTGCGCCAGGTACCGACGCTGCTGGTCGATGCCGACGTCGAGCCGCTGATTCGCGATATGCTCGGCGACCTGGAACGCTATGGCCGCTCCGACCGCCTGGAAGCTCATATCAATGAGCTGCTGGCGACCATGGCTTGTCACGGCAGCGTGCGTGCCAATCGGCGCCTGACCACGGCCGAGATGAATGTGTTGCTGCGCGACATGGAGCGCACCGAGCGGAGTGGCCAGTGCAACCATGGCAGGCCGACCTGGACTGAAATGTCGCTCAAGCAGCTCGATCGGCTGTTCCTGCGGGGCAGTGAGGAACGTTCCTACCATGTCCGAAAGACGCCCCCTCGCCATCCTGCTGATGGGTCCTACCGCCGCCGGCAAGACCGATCTGGCCATCACGCTGCATGA
- the tsaE gene encoding tRNA (adenosine(37)-N6)-threonylcarbamoyltransferase complex ATPase subunit type 1 TsaE, translated as MRIRLVDEERQVVFGQRLGKALEGRGRIYLEGELGAGKTTLTRGILRALGHAGAVKSPTYTLVEPYELGERQVYHFDLYRLGDPEELEFIGGRDLFAADALCIVEWPSRGEGWLPPPDVAVVLSLCESGREALLEAHTEHGRTVLHTLARDADMADMISNEERETP; from the coding sequence ATGCGCATACGACTCGTCGACGAAGAACGCCAGGTCGTCTTCGGGCAGCGCCTGGGCAAGGCTCTCGAGGGGCGAGGGCGCATTTATCTCGAAGGAGAGCTGGGGGCAGGCAAGACCACCTTGACCCGTGGCATCCTGCGCGCCCTGGGACATGCCGGCGCGGTCAAGAGTCCGACCTATACGCTGGTCGAGCCCTACGAACTCGGCGAGCGGCAGGTCTACCACTTCGATCTCTACCGCCTGGGCGACCCGGAGGAGCTGGAGTTCATCGGTGGCCGGGACCTCTTCGCCGCCGACGCCCTGTGTATCGTCGAATGGCCGAGCCGGGGCGAAGGCTGGCTGCCACCACCTGATGTGGCCGTCGTCCTGTCGCTGTGCGAGAGCGGTCGCGAGGCATTGCTCGAGGCACATACCGAGCATGGCCGAACAGTACTGCATACCCTGGCCCGGGATGCCGATATGGCCGACATGATCAGTAATGAAGAGCGTGAAACGCCGTGA
- a CDS encoding NAD(P)H-hydrate dehydratase, with protein sequence MSGNRSDQEQVALRPLYRADQVRELDRRTIAAGIEGFALMQRAATAAWQSLRAGWPGVKRVSVLCGGGNNGGDGHVLAALAAVAGVEVQRIALKPPKTLEGDAARAAEMATAAGVGLEPWRKGIEFSGEVIVDAMLGTGLTGDVRGEFREAIEAVNASGLPVLAIDIPSGLAADTGAELGVAVRATRTVTFIGDKVGLHTGRAPARTGEVHFRALGVDARRHADLAPAAELLDKVLLEVWLPPRSRDAHKGGMGHVLVLGGAPGFGGAALLASEAAARLGAGKISLATAPEHVTACLTYRPEVMVHGLRGAAELGELPSKADVLVVGPGLGQGAWGQGMLQAALAESKPLVVDADGLNLLAARFPGLRRDDWVLTPHPGEAGRLLGCSAAEVEADRPAAARELQQSRGGVVVLKGAGSLVAGPAGMAVCPYGNPGMASGGMGDVLSGILGALLAQGLPLETAARLGVMVHAMAADMAVRDAGERGLLAADLASYARVIVNPGFEPGLHLLAGGH encoded by the coding sequence ATGTCTGGCAATCGTTCCGATCAAGAACAGGTGGCGCTGCGCCCACTGTACCGTGCCGATCAGGTCCGCGAACTCGATCGGCGCACCATCGCCGCCGGGATCGAAGGCTTCGCGCTGATGCAGCGGGCGGCCACGGCGGCCTGGCAGAGTCTCAGGGCGGGCTGGCCCGGGGTGAAGCGCGTCAGCGTGCTGTGTGGCGGTGGCAACAACGGCGGCGATGGCCACGTGCTGGCCGCGCTGGCGGCAGTGGCGGGCGTTGAGGTGCAGCGCATTGCGCTGAAGCCGCCGAAGACGCTCGAGGGCGATGCGGCGCGAGCAGCTGAAATGGCTACCGCTGCAGGCGTAGGTCTCGAGCCATGGCGCAAGGGGATCGAGTTTTCAGGCGAAGTGATCGTCGACGCCATGCTCGGTACCGGCCTCACCGGCGACGTGCGCGGCGAGTTCCGCGAGGCCATCGAGGCCGTCAATGCCAGCGGCCTGCCGGTGCTGGCCATCGACATCCCGTCGGGACTGGCCGCCGATACCGGGGCGGAGCTCGGCGTGGCGGTACGTGCGACACGTACGGTGACCTTCATCGGCGACAAGGTCGGCCTCCACACCGGGCGCGCTCCCGCACGTACCGGCGAGGTCCACTTTCGCGCCTTGGGCGTCGATGCGCGGCGCCATGCCGATCTGGCGCCGGCCGCCGAGCTGTTGGACAAGGTCTTGCTCGAGGTGTGGCTGCCGCCCCGCTCGCGCGATGCCCACAAGGGTGGCATGGGGCACGTGCTGGTACTGGGTGGGGCGCCGGGCTTCGGTGGTGCAGCGCTGCTCGCCAGCGAGGCGGCGGCGCGTCTGGGCGCCGGCAAGATCAGCCTGGCCACGGCGCCGGAACATGTCACGGCCTGCCTCACCTACCGGCCCGAGGTGATGGTGCACGGCTTGCGCGGGGCCGCCGAGCTTGGCGAGCTTCCCAGCAAGGCCGATGTGCTGGTGGTCGGCCCCGGATTGGGGCAGGGCGCCTGGGGGCAAGGCATGCTGCAGGCGGCACTGGCCGAGTCGAAGCCGCTGGTGGTGGACGCCGACGGTCTCAATCTGCTGGCGGCGCGCTTCCCGGGGCTGCGGCGCGACGACTGGGTCCTCACGCCGCATCCCGGTGAGGCCGGGCGGCTGCTGGGCTGCAGCGCGGCGGAGGTGGAGGCCGACCGGCCCGCGGCGGCACGCGAACTGCAGCAAAGCCGCGGTGGCGTGGTCGTGCTGAAGGGCGCCGGCAGCCTGGTGGCGGGCCCGGCGGGTATGGCGGTGTGTCCCTACGGCAACCCGGGCATGGCTTCCGGCGGTATGGGCGATGTGCTGTCGGGCATCCTCGGGGCGCTGCTGGCCCAGGGGCTGCCTCTCGAGACGGCAGCCCGGCTGGGTGTCATGGTGCACGCCATGGCGGCGGACATGGCGGTGCGCGACGCGGGCGAGCGTGGCCTGCTGGCTGCCGATCTGGCATCCTATGCCCGAGTCATTGTCAACCCCGGTTTCGAGCCGGGGCTTCATTTGCTGGCAGGGGGCCATTGA
- the queG gene encoding tRNA epoxyqueuosine(34) reductase QueG yields the protein MTLPVTLDDNALVELAATIKTWGRELGFQQVGIADVDLAEDELHLQRWLDAGYHGEMGFMAKHGNKRTRPEELVPGTLRMISVRLDYLPAEVESAKVLGQPQTAYVSRYAVGRDYHKLMRKRLATLAKWIEERIGPFGYRAFVDSAPVMERALARKAGLGWVGKNAMLLNPRAGSLFFLGELYVDLPLPVDPPFDSEHCGSCSACRTACPTGAIVEDKVVDSRACISYLTIELFGSIPERFREAMGNRVFGCDDCQLVCPFTRFTRATAEDDFAPRHDLDRASLVSLFAWGEEEFLDKTAGSPIRRIGYERWLRNLAVGLGNAPWSESVEAALRARLAYPSDLVREHVRWALERQREKRDRLIASV from the coding sequence ATGACTCTCCCCGTGACCCTGGACGACAACGCGCTGGTCGAGCTGGCCGCCACCATCAAGACCTGGGGCCGTGAGCTCGGCTTCCAGCAGGTGGGCATCGCCGACGTCGACCTGGCCGAGGACGAGCTGCATCTGCAGCGCTGGCTCGATGCCGGCTACCACGGTGAAATGGGCTTCATGGCCAAGCACGGCAACAAGCGCACTCGTCCCGAGGAGCTGGTACCCGGCACCCTGCGCATGATCAGCGTGCGCCTGGACTACCTGCCTGCCGAAGTCGAGAGCGCCAAGGTACTTGGCCAGCCGCAGACAGCCTATGTCTCACGCTATGCGGTAGGTCGCGACTACCACAAGCTGATGCGCAAGCGCCTGGCCACCCTGGCCAAGTGGATCGAGGAACGCATCGGCCCGTTTGGCTACCGTGCCTTCGTCGATTCGGCGCCGGTGATGGAGCGCGCCCTGGCGCGCAAGGCCGGGCTTGGCTGGGTGGGCAAGAACGCCATGCTGCTCAACCCTCGGGCCGGCTCGCTGTTCTTTCTCGGCGAACTCTACGTCGACCTGCCGCTGCCCGTCGATCCCCCCTTCGACAGCGAGCACTGCGGCAGCTGCAGCGCCTGCCGCACGGCCTGCCCCACCGGGGCCATCGTCGAGGACAAGGTGGTCGACTCCAGGGCCTGCATCTCCTACCTCACCATCGAACTGTTCGGCAGCATACCCGAGCGCTTTCGCGAGGCCATGGGCAACCGTGTGTTCGGCTGCGACGACTGCCAACTGGTCTGCCCTTTCACCCGCTTCACCCGCGCCACGGCGGAGGACGACTTCGCCCCGCGCCACGACCTGGATCGGGCCAGCCTGGTGTCGCTGTTCGCCTGGGGCGAGGAGGAGTTTCTCGACAAGACCGCCGGCAGCCCGATCCGCCGCATCGGCTACGAACGCTGGCTGCGCAACCTGGCGGTGGGGCTGGGCAACGCCCCTTGGAGCGAAAGCGTGGAAGCCGCCCTGCGCGCCCGCCTCGCCTATCCCTCCGACCTGGTGCGCGAGCATGTGCGCTGGGCACTCGAGCGACAGCGGGAGAAGCGTGACCGGCTGATCGCAAGCGTCTGA
- the orn gene encoding oligoribonuclease, with amino-acid sequence MPNTPAPREDLLVWIDLEMTGLEPERERIIEVATLITDNDLNLVAEGPVIAVHQPDSLLTAMDEWNQKTHGESGLVERVKQSRIDTAEAERQTLEFLKRYVVPGTSPMCGNSVHQDRRFLEREMRELLAFFHYRNLDVSTVKELAKRWNPGALAGFSKRNTHQALDDIRESLAELAHYRNTFLRLAGSERDEEE; translated from the coding sequence ATGCCCAACACTCCTGCGCCGCGCGAAGATCTGCTGGTGTGGATCGACCTCGAGATGACCGGGCTCGAGCCCGAGCGCGAGCGCATCATCGAGGTGGCCACCTTGATCACCGACAATGACCTCAACCTCGTCGCCGAAGGGCCGGTGATCGCCGTGCACCAGCCCGACAGCCTGCTCACCGCCATGGACGAGTGGAACCAGAAGACCCACGGCGAGTCGGGCCTGGTCGAGCGGGTCAAGCAGAGCCGTATCGACACCGCCGAGGCCGAGCGGCAGACCCTCGAGTTCCTGAAGCGATACGTGGTGCCCGGCACCTCGCCCATGTGCGGCAACAGCGTGCACCAGGACCGGCGCTTCCTCGAGCGCGAGATGCGCGAGCTGCTGGCCTTCTTCCACTATCGCAACCTGGATGTCTCCACCGTCAAGGAACTGGCCAAGCGCTGGAACCCGGGGGCGCTGGCCGGCTTCAGCAAGCGCAATACCCACCAGGCGCTGGACGACATCCGCGAGTCGCTCGCCGAGCTGGCGCACTATCGCAATACGTTCCTGCGGTTGGCCGGCAGCGAGCGCGACGAAGAGGAGTAG
- the rsgA gene encoding small ribosomal subunit biogenesis GTPase RsgA: MSKRKLSRQQRWRIEKIQAERSRRAEQRDAKDSHKLAAGEYGPERPGRVIAHYGRTLDVQGDGSETSVRCHLRANLEGLVTGDRVIWRAAQDAEGNVVEGVVVARSERQNVLERPDARGQLKPVAANIDQILIVFAVEPAPHPNLIDRYLVAAEATGIAPVLVLNKIDLLPESGGELRALLARYEALGYPVVATTTAREAGLDDLLARLAGRTSVFVGQSGVGKSSLIDRLLPEESLRIGELSKDSRKGTHTTTTARLYRLPTADDAELIDSPGIREFGLIHLDEQQVAEGFIEFRDFLGRCRFRDCRHRQEPGCALLEAVERGDIHPERFASYRHIVDSLSET, from the coding sequence ATGAGCAAACGCAAGCTAAGTCGCCAGCAACGCTGGCGAATCGAGAAGATACAGGCCGAGCGGTCTCGGCGCGCCGAGCAGCGCGACGCCAAGGATTCGCACAAGCTCGCCGCGGGCGAATATGGGCCCGAACGACCGGGCCGGGTCATCGCCCATTATGGCCGCACGCTGGACGTACAGGGCGACGGCAGCGAGACCAGCGTTCGCTGCCACCTGCGCGCCAATCTCGAGGGGCTGGTCACCGGTGACCGGGTTATCTGGCGTGCGGCTCAGGATGCCGAGGGCAACGTGGTCGAGGGCGTAGTGGTAGCCCGCAGCGAGCGCCAGAACGTGCTGGAACGCCCCGACGCCCGTGGCCAGCTCAAGCCGGTGGCGGCCAACATCGACCAGATCCTGATCGTCTTTGCCGTGGAGCCGGCACCGCACCCCAACCTGATCGACCGCTACCTGGTCGCCGCCGAGGCCACCGGCATTGCCCCGGTACTAGTGCTCAACAAGATTGACCTGCTGCCCGAAAGCGGCGGCGAGCTGCGTGCGCTGCTGGCACGCTACGAGGCGCTCGGCTACCCGGTGGTGGCCACTACCACGGCCCGCGAAGCGGGGCTCGACGACTTGCTCGCTCGCCTGGCCGGGCGTACCTCGGTGTTCGTCGGCCAGAGCGGCGTGGGCAAGTCGTCACTGATCGATCGCCTGCTGCCCGAGGAGTCGCTGCGCATCGGCGAACTGTCGAAGGACTCACGCAAGGGCACCCACACCACCACCACGGCCCGCCTCTACCGCTTGCCCACCGCCGACGACGCCGAGCTGATCGACTCGCCAGGTATTCGGGAATTCGGCCTGATTCACCTGGATGAACAGCAGGTCGCTGAAGGCTTCATCGAGTTTCGCGACTTTCTGGGTCGCTGCCGCTTCCGCGACTGCCGCCATCGCCAGGAGCCGGGCTGCGCCCTGCTCGAAGCCGTGGAACGCGGCGATATCCACCCCGAGCGTTTTGCCAGCTACCGCCACATCGTCGATAGTCTCAGCGAGACCTGA